GTGGGCATCGGCACCGTGGACCGGAGCGGCGCCCTCCAGGTGGACGAGCAGCGACTGCGGGACGCCCTGGCCAACGATCCCCAAGGGGTCTTCCAGCTGTTTGCGGCGGACACGGTGGGCGTGGCCACCCGCCTGGATGAAGCTTTGAAGCAGATGGCGGGCACCACGGGCACCGCCGCCAACCGCATCAAGTTTCTGGAACAGAACATCCGCGATTTCGACCGGCATATCGAAATCTTGAACGAGCGCCTGGAACGGCGGGAACAGGCCCTGCTGGCCCAATTCCGGGCCATGGAGCAGGTCATGGCCCAGTTGCAGAGCCAGAGCGCCTTCCTGGGCCAGTTCATCTTCCAAAACATGATGGGGCAGGGGTGATCTGATGCCGGCAATGGGTGCAGGAGCCATGTACAGGCGGGTCCAGGCCAGCACCGCCAACCCGGCTCAACTGGCCGCCATGCTCTGCATGGGCGCCTTGAAGTTCACGGTGAAGGCCGAACGAGCCCTGGAGGAAAAGGACATCGAAGGCTGCCACAACTTCCTGGTCCGGGCCCAGGCCTGCGTGGCTGAACTGCAGGCCAGCCTGGATTTCCAGCGGGGCGGCCCGGTGGCAGAGCAGTTGTATTCCCTGTACGAATTTGCCGGGCGGCGGCTGGTGGAGGCCAATGTCCGCAAGGACCGCCAGGCCATGGCCGAGGCCCGGGAAGTTCTATCCCACCTGCAGCAGACGTGGTCCATGCTGGTGAATCCCGAGCAGGCGCCTCCCGCCGTGAATGCCCCATGACCAAGGCGGGACATGCCTTTGCACCCCCGGAAGGGCTTTGGCTGCTGGAGGAGATCCACCGGCTGACGGAGGCCGTGGAAGCCCGCCTGGCCCAGGAGGACTGGGAAAAGTGCAGCAGGCTGCTGGAGCAGCGCCAAGCCCTGCTGGACAAGGTGGCCCGGCAGGGCGGCCTGCCGTCCTTGGCGGCCTGGCCTCCGTCCCAGCGGGAGAAGGCGGCGGCCCTGGCCCAAGGCCTGCAGCAGATGGAGGAGCGCATCCAGGCCGCCTGGCAGGCTTCCTACGAAAAGCGGGCCAGGGAGTTGTCCGACAGCCGCACGGCCCGGCGGCAGCTGAAGGGCGGCATGGGCCGCCCGGCAGCTGCTCCTTCCCGTCACCTGGACCGGCAAGTTTGACCCTGCCGCGTCCCACCGTCTACCTGGACAAAAGTCCCAGGACCTCTTAACTAAACCGTCCCTCCGCCCGATACCAATAGGGACAGGGCAGGGGGGATATGTACATGGCTAAATTGGTTTATACCCTGGGAAACATCAGAAAACTTCGGTACTGCACTTCCGTCGCTGATGATTTGATTTCGGAAATTAATCGCGTCCACGGGGAGCTGGCCCGGGCCGGCCGCATTCCCACCCAGGTGGTGGTGGCGGGCCAGGCCATGGAGCCTGCGCCCGATCTGGTGGCCGCCTACGTGGCCCAGCACCCGGGACAGGATCTGACCATCACCATCGAATCGGCCCCCATCCGGCAGGTGGTGCAGGAGACGGCCCGGTCGGCCATCGACTATTTGGGCAAGCTGCAGCAGCGGGTGCCGGACCTGGCCCACCGGCTGTACGGCGACCCATCCTCCGCCGGCGACAGTTTGCCCCATTTGCTGGAAGGCCTCGCCTGGATTACTGATTTCCTGCAAGCGGGTTTTCCCATATTGAATGAAAATCTCCAGCACCAGGAGCAGGCCTTGCTGCTGGTCCGCCGCTGGCGGCAGGCGACGGACTGCCTGGAGCCGGCCATTTCATCCCAAGATTTCACCATGCTGGCCGACGTGCTCCTGGACGAAATCCTCCCCATCCTCGACGACATCCGGCAGGCCACCACGGCGGCCATGGGGGCGGGTGCCAATCATGGGTAGTCTAGGGGCGCCGGCTGCGACGGATTTGCTGGCGGGCTCCCACTTCAGCGTCAATTTGACCATGCTGGCCCGCACCCAGCCGGAACTGGCGTCGGAAATGACCAAGGCGGCCGCCAACACCGATGATCTCGCCTCCCTGGGCGCCCAGCTGGAAACAGCCCGTTCCGGCGCCCTGACCATCACCTACCCGGGGCAGGGATACATCCATTCCCGCTACGATCCCCATCGGGAGGCATCGGCCTGGGCCGGCGGCGTGGAATTGCAGGGCAAGGTATTGTTCCTGTTCGGCTTCGGCCTTGGGTATCACGTTGAGCACTTGCTCAAGGGCAGCGATGTGGGCCGGGTTATCGTGGTGGAGCCCGATCTGCGCCGTCTCATGATCGCTATGGCGGCCCGCAACTTGGGCTCCATCCTGGCCACGGGCCGGGTCCGGTTCGTGCACGGCACCGACTACCGGCAACTGGTCCAGGACCACAGCGCATTGCTGATGGCGGCTGCCATGGAAGGCGGCTGGAGCTTCGCGTCCCTGCCCGCCTATCGCCGGATTTACCCGGAACTGGCGGCGGACTTGGAGCACCAGCTGTTCATCAAAGCCCGGAGCATCCGGGTGGACATGGTCTCCGCCAACAGTTGGTCGCCCATCTGGGTCAAAAACGTGGTGGCCAACCTCCCGTTCCTGGAGAAGCAGCCTTTTATCCACCACTGGTTTCACCGCTGGCCGGGCACCCCGGCGGTCTTGGTGGCGGCCGGCCCCTCCTTGACGGCCAACCTGCCCCTGCTGGCCCGGCTGAAGGGCCGGGTGCCCCTCATCGTGGCGGGCTCGGGCTTCAACCCGCTGCTGGACCACGGCATCGAGCCCGATCTCATCGTGTCCATGGACGGCGGGGAGCCCAACTACCGGCACTTTGCCGGCCGGGAAATTACGGCGCCCTTGGCCTTCGGGCCCATCATCCACCCCCGGATCCCGGCTGAATACAAGGGACCTTTGATCAACGTGCCCATCACCGGCGAAGGCCTGCACCACTACCTGCTGAAAACGGCCGGCCTGGAGGTTCCCTTCCTGCCCATGGGACCATCGGTGGCCAACACCACATTGGCTTTGATGGCCCAATTGGGCTTTGATCCCATCATCCTGGTGGGCCAGGACCTGGCCTTTCCCGGGGACCAGTTCCATGCCGAAGGGGTGCGGGGTCTCCGCTGGACAACCCAGCGGCAGAGGGAGACCTACATTTGGGTTGACGACGTGCAGGGCGGCCAAGTGCAGACCGACGGGCCCTTCTATTCGATGCTGGCCTGGTTCGAAAGCTACCTGGCCCAAAAGACCGACATCACCGTCATCAACACCTCCCATATCGGCGCCCGCATCGCCGGCACCCGGGAGGCGCCTTTGGCCGAAGTCATCCAAGAGTACGACCTGCTGAACCGTACATGGGCCGCGGACGCCTTCATCCCTGAAGCCCAGGCAGACAAGGAACTGGATTTGACTGCCGTGCTGGAAGAAATCATCGGCTCCCATCTGGATCCGGCCGCCGATGTGGCGGAAAAAGGCCTGCGGCTTAGCCGGCGGGCTATGAGGGCTCTGGCCCCCGGCCGGCGCAAAGCCGACACCGGCCAGGACGTGGCGGCCGTGGTCGAGTGCCACCGGGAGATGCGCGGGCTCGATGTCTACCGCAAT
This genomic stretch from Sphingobacteriaceae bacterium harbors:
- a CDS encoding 6-hydroxymethylpterin diphosphokinase MptE-like protein yields the protein MGSLGAPAATDLLAGSHFSVNLTMLARTQPELASEMTKAAANTDDLASLGAQLETARSGALTITYPGQGYIHSRYDPHREASAWAGGVELQGKVLFLFGFGLGYHVEHLLKGSDVGRVIVVEPDLRRLMIAMAARNLGSILATGRVRFVHGTDYRQLVQDHSALLMAAAMEGGWSFASLPAYRRIYPELAADLEHQLFIKARSIRVDMVSANSWSPIWVKNVVANLPFLEKQPFIHHWFHRWPGTPAVLVAAGPSLTANLPLLARLKGRVPLIVAGSGFNPLLDHGIEPDLIVSMDGGEPNYRHFAGREITAPLAFGPIIHPRIPAEYKGPLINVPITGEGLHHYLLKTAGLEVPFLPMGPSVANTTLALMAQLGFDPIILVGQDLAFPGDQFHAEGVRGLRWTTQRQRETYIWVDDVQGGQVQTDGPFYSMLAWFESYLAQKTDITVINTSHIGARIAGTREAPLAEVIQEYDLLNRTWAADAFIPEAQADKELDLTAVLEEIIGSHLDPAADVAEKGLRLSRRAMRALAPGRRKADTGQDVAAVVECHREMRGLDVYRNLLQPVLYYRSLTLGDPPAAKRALLAWLQESERFYQTVLNLITFLREAAP
- the fliS gene encoding flagellar export chaperone FliS → MPAMGAGAMYRRVQASTANPAQLAAMLCMGALKFTVKAERALEEKDIEGCHNFLVRAQACVAELQASLDFQRGGPVAEQLYSLYEFAGRRLVEANVRKDRQAMAEAREVLSHLQQTWSMLVNPEQAPPAVNAP